A region of Epinephelus fuscoguttatus linkage group LG1, E.fuscoguttatus.final_Chr_v1 DNA encodes the following proteins:
- the LOC125889141 gene encoding proline-rich protein HaeIII subfamily 1-like — protein sequence MRGARRRCQPDPGATRPPKPMDSVPGGPQGTQRAPTEPRPPSNCSVRPPQRSRPGSHRPQQTDRTPPGCTDNEPHPAPRTPAHRSTGQPATPPVPPQTAPDPKLDPQPIRPAPHCRPHPNGQAHPARQQNTPPWAAPSPHTRPPAREGPRPREHKETLPPPGTQGEQSRLTCSPGETAQPRDPPESQGAGPDSRERGCT from the coding sequence ATGAGAGGGGCTAGAAGGCGGTGCCAACCAGACCCCGGTGCCACGAGGCCCCCAAAGCCCATGGACAGCGTGCCAGGTGGGCCCCAAGGAACCCAACGGGCCCCCACCGAACCCCGCCCCCCAAGCAACTGCAGCGTCAGGCCCCCGCAACGGTCCCGACCTGGGTCACACCGCCCGCAGCAAACCGACCGCACGCCACCAGGATGCACGGACAATGAGCCCCACCCAGCCCCCCGGACCCCAGCGCACAGGAGCACAGGCCAACCCGCAACCCCGCCAGTACCCCCCCAGACCGCCCCAGACCCAAAGCTGGACCCCCAGCCCATCCGACCCGCCCCCCACTGCCGGCCGCACCCCAACGGGCAGGCCCACCCTGCGCGGCAGCAGAACACCCCCCCATGGGCAGCACCCAGCCCCCACACCAGGCCCCCAGCCCGGGAGGGCCCCAGGCCCAGGGAACACAAGGAGACCCTGCCACCCCCAGGCACACAGGGCGAGCAGTCCAGACTTACCTGCTCCCCAGGGGAAACCGCCCAGCCCCGCGATCCCCCAGAGAGCCAGGGAGCAGGCCCAGATTCAAGAGAGAGAGGGTGCACCTAA
- the elk4 gene encoding ETS domain-containing protein Elk-4 has product MDNSVTLWQFLLQLLLDSSNEQLICWTNEEGEFKLLQAEEVARLWGARKNKPNMNYDKLSRALRYYYDKNIIKKVNGQKFVYRFVSYPDILKGDVATRTQGGDVGAGGIPHLSKRVDSTAQEGESGDRSSTAALGSSSKPSNRNDYIHSGLYTSFTLNSLQNGRQLFKSIKIENPAEKMADKRGLTAAPQSQEQLQQPQQPTALPSVIKFGNTPPKPAPPASIEVVIEPELMSNPLDSLHAPTLRTEDVHSSLPSQSVYPFENIRPSEPTFGLPDLISASPSPSLVPDSSQELVIDSDIESGSSQPTDAQAPELTDAQEKVDSAMGLSGDETSLVDAETSSSSLSSSTTVSTLSSGKTRKPPKILQISPPALLVTTSDFSPMNLCSPSLPTASLTPAMLQTPTLLLTPSPLLSNIHFWSTLSPVAPLSPATRRQGAHLFQFPSVLTPQFQIPVHSMDGTNTPGPISPDPQKT; this is encoded by the exons ATGGACAACTCTGTCACCTTGTGGCAGTTCCTTCTCCAGCTCCTATTGGATTCCAGTAATGAGCAGCTAATCTGCTGGACCAATGAAGAAGGGGAATTTAAACTGCTGCAGGCAGAGGAAGTGGCCCGACTGTGGGGAGCCCGCAAGAACAAGCCCAATATGAACTATGACAAACTCAGCAGGGCTCTCAGATACTACTACGACAAG AACATCATAAAGAAGGTGAATGGTCAGAAGTTTGTCTATCGCTTTGTGTCCTATCCTGACATCCTAAAAGGAGATGTTGCTACCCGAACACAGGGCGGGGATGTAGGTGCTGGGGGCATCCCACACCTATCAAAGAGGGTAGACAGTACCGCACAGGAGGGTGAGTCTGGTGACCGCAGTAGCACAGCAGCTCTGGGCTCCAGCTCCAAGCCATCAAACCGCAACGACTACATCCACTCTGGCCTGTACACCTCTTTTACTCTCAACTCACTGCAAAATGGACGCCAGCTCTTTAAGTCCATCAAAATTGAGAACCCAGCAGAGAAGATGGCTGACAAGAGAGGTCTCACTGCTGCACCCCAGAGCCAGGAGCAGTtgcagcagccacagcagccAACTGCTTTGCCATCTGTCATCAAGTTTGGAAACACCCCTCCAAAGCCAGCACCACCAGCGTCTATTGAAGTGGTCATAGAGCCGGAACTGATGTCCAACCCCTTGGATTCTTTGCATGCTCCAACCTTGAGGACGGAAGATGTTCACTCCTCCCTGCCGTCCCAGTCCGTCTACCCATTTGAAAACATCCGCCCATCTGAGCCAACGTTTGGCCTACCAGACCTGATCTCAGCCAGTCCGTCCCCAAGCCTAGTGCCTGACTCCTCCCAGGAGCTGGTGATTGACAGCGATATAGAGTCTGGATCTTCTCAGCCCACAGATGCTCAGGCACCAGAACTCACAGATGCACAGGAGAAG GTGGACAGTGCCATGGGTTTGTCTGGAGACGAGACCAGTCTGGTAGACGCTGAAACCAGTTCATCCTCGCTTAGCAGCAGCACCACAGTCAGCACTCTGAGCTCAGGAAAGACACGCAAGCCACCGAAAATTCTGCAGATCAGCCCACCGGCTCTGCTGGTCACCACCTCTGACTTCTCCCCCATGAACCTTTGCAGCCCATCTCTACCTACTGCCTCTCTCACACCAGCAATGCTACAG ACTCCCACTCTGTTGCTGACTCCCAGTCCTCTGCTGTCCAACATCCACTTCTGGAGCACGCTCAGTCCAGTCGCCCCCCTCAGCCCAGCCACACGACGCCAGGGAGCCCACCTGTTCCAG TTTCCATCAGTCCTCACCCCTCAGTTCCAGATCCCTGTCCATAGTATGGATGGGACCAACACACCCGGCCCCATTTCCCCAGACCCTCAGAAGACATAG